One part of the [Synechococcus] sp. NIES-970 genome encodes these proteins:
- a CDS encoding hypothetical protein (conserved hypothetical protein), whose amino-acid sequence MTSGQFPEDTAQNPKKTAKRRPSRQNIFKFLRLGFLCSVCAVLAWILWNRSQAFTSRQAVVNGTVITVYTPLEGKLALNPLEPGLLVEAGAEVGRVENPLNPQLVVDQQTIISQMKTIESQIQSLDQRIAGRQTLLNQFQAERGQQSGLQRQYQAERVAQLEKELDASKSAARAARLEAERYQFLYDNGGITLSLVDQVKATAEQAEAAVQRQEAALAQTRTEQRASAQGLQLEGSRVFSYPEIRVRELIQELDDLRQQQEELRVSLVAKQEELVKISEQLNLAQSTPITVPLTGAIWSLNKSSTQVPEHINAGDPLFQILDCNNLWVDAFVAEQQLDFITVGDRVDIRFLGKRDRTRYTGYVNDIRSGIGRSNPGDDVAVPPAEMVRRELDIRIRLEGLSIPPSEFCGVGRSVEVTFQKPE is encoded by the coding sequence ATGACCTCAGGACAATTTCCGGAAGACACCGCTCAAAATCCAAAAAAAACAGCCAAGCGGCGTCCTTCCCGGCAAAATATTTTTAAGTTTCTAAGGCTAGGCTTTCTATGCAGCGTCTGTGCGGTGCTCGCCTGGATACTTTGGAATAGATCCCAAGCTTTTACCAGTCGCCAGGCCGTGGTCAACGGTACCGTGATTACTGTCTACACTCCCCTTGAAGGTAAGCTTGCCCTGAATCCTTTAGAACCGGGTTTACTCGTAGAAGCGGGTGCGGAGGTAGGGAGAGTCGAAAACCCCCTCAATCCCCAGTTGGTCGTTGATCAACAAACCATCATCAGCCAGATGAAAACCATTGAGAGCCAAATTCAGAGTTTAGATCAGCGTATAGCTGGCCGTCAGACGTTGCTGAATCAATTTCAAGCAGAGCGGGGACAACAAAGTGGTTTGCAGCGACAATATCAAGCGGAACGAGTGGCCCAGTTAGAGAAAGAATTAGACGCGTCTAAGTCAGCCGCCCGCGCCGCTCGCCTAGAGGCAGAACGCTACCAATTTTTATACGACAATGGTGGCATCACCCTCAGTTTGGTCGATCAAGTCAAGGCGACCGCAGAACAAGCTGAAGCTGCGGTGCAACGACAGGAGGCGGCCTTGGCTCAAACACGCACGGAACAGCGCGCTAGTGCCCAAGGTTTACAGCTAGAAGGGTCAAGGGTGTTTAGTTATCCAGAAATTCGGGTGAGAGAGTTGATCCAAGAACTAGATGATCTCCGGCAGCAACAGGAAGAATTGCGAGTAAGCCTTGTGGCCAAGCAGGAGGAGCTTGTGAAAATTTCGGAACAGCTCAACCTCGCTCAATCGACTCCCATCACTGTGCCCCTGACGGGGGCGATTTGGTCTCTTAATAAATCTAGTACCCAAGTACCAGAGCACATCAATGCGGGCGATCCCCTTTTTCAGATCCTAGATTGTAATAATTTGTGGGTCGATGCCTTTGTCGCGGAACAACAGTTGGATTTTATTACCGTTGGCGATCGCGTTGATATCCGCTTTTTGGGTAAGCGCGATCGCACCCGATACACTGGCTATGTGAATGATATTCGTTCTGGTATTGGCCGTTCTAATCCTGGGGATGACGTGGCTGTCCCCCCAGCAGAAATGGTTCGTCGAGAATTGGACATTAGAATCCGTTTAGAAGGTTTGAGTATTCCTCCTTCTGAGTTTTGCGGGGTGGGACGCAGCGTGGAAGTAACCTTCCAGAAGCCTGAGTAA
- a CDS encoding glycosyl transferase, group 2 family protein, putative codes for MTLQQSNQPPKSASPPEKPARSFLDNIELLLLFAIALGGAMWLWPQIRYWDMYPRLVSWWYQAGTWFNPSSADRFVLLLPTFGWLIVLGVMREVFSKPNTWTRSFASFSLVILGARYELWRFFETLNLDDPLNGTLSVLLFVMELVTFFNTAAFLLNTILTIDRSPEADRLSQAVIAKTYQPTVDVLIPTYNEPADILRRTVIGCQAMDYDHKQIYLLDDMRRPHIRALAEELGCHYFDRPDNNHAKAGNINHALGKINGDLIVVFDADFIPTTNFLTRTVGFFQDEKVAMVQTPQNFYNEDPVSVNLGLQSVLTNEQTLFFRYIQPSRDVTNSVICCGTCFVIRRSALDEIGGIPTESITEDFFTSLHLQGRGYRIKYLNEAVSAGMSPETIGDYISQRLRWGQGTIQTLFCKTNIFSLPGLNPVQRLSHSLGLLYWFLALPRLCFLLMPLAYLLFELAPLRATVEGILAFYVPYYFSNILVFSWLTGGRRSSFWSDVYETLLCFPMTLTIFRTLWKPFGKGFKVTPKGVSGSQLNVNWQLVWPPLMIMFLCIFGITLRLTGLSWSTVNPDSLMVNIFWTFYNLGLLYICIFVAVDVPQRAHPRFNLRYPCELRSPEGTWTGESLDLSEGGAALRFQRDPANAPLPQSAELWLEALDQSLPVELRWQKPTKDKQWLVVGIHFQSLSLADQRRLIPLLYCRPDQWQENFVEEHVTAWAFLKSIFRMYAIAETR; via the coding sequence ATGACTTTACAGCAATCTAACCAGCCCCCTAAATCTGCTTCTCCCCCAGAAAAGCCAGCCAGAAGTTTTCTTGACAACATTGAATTACTGCTCTTGTTTGCGATCGCCCTGGGGGGAGCCATGTGGCTTTGGCCTCAGATCAGATATTGGGACATGTACCCCCGCCTTGTCTCTTGGTGGTATCAGGCTGGCACTTGGTTTAACCCCTCTAGTGCCGATCGCTTTGTATTATTGCTGCCGACCTTTGGTTGGCTCATTGTCTTGGGGGTGATGCGAGAAGTCTTTTCTAAACCCAATACCTGGACTCGTTCCTTTGCTTCCTTTTCACTCGTAATTCTGGGAGCTCGCTATGAATTGTGGCGTTTTTTTGAAACCCTCAATTTGGATGATCCCCTCAATGGCACCCTGAGTGTGCTGCTGTTTGTGATGGAATTGGTCACTTTTTTCAACACGGCTGCATTTCTACTGAATACGATTTTGACCATTGATCGCAGTCCAGAGGCCGATCGCCTTTCCCAGGCAGTCATCGCCAAAACCTATCAACCGACCGTAGATGTGCTCATTCCCACCTACAATGAGCCCGCCGATATTCTGCGGCGTACTGTGATTGGTTGTCAGGCGATGGACTATGACCACAAGCAGATTTATCTGTTAGATGATATGCGCCGACCACATATTCGTGCCTTAGCAGAAGAATTAGGCTGTCATTACTTTGATCGCCCTGATAATAATCATGCAAAAGCTGGCAACATCAACCATGCCCTAGGGAAGATTAACGGGGATTTAATCGTGGTTTTTGATGCGGACTTTATTCCCACAACAAATTTTTTGACCCGCACTGTCGGCTTTTTTCAGGATGAAAAGGTGGCGATGGTCCAAACCCCCCAGAATTTTTATAACGAAGATCCAGTCAGTGTGAACCTAGGGCTGCAGTCGGTCTTAACGAATGAGCAAACCTTATTTTTCCGTTATATTCAACCCAGCCGCGATGTGACAAACTCTGTGATCTGCTGTGGGACTTGTTTTGTGATTCGGCGATCGGCCCTCGATGAAATTGGCGGCATTCCTACTGAGAGTATTACTGAAGATTTTTTTACTTCTTTACATCTCCAAGGTCGGGGCTATCGCATCAAATATCTCAATGAAGCTGTTTCTGCTGGCATGTCACCGGAAACGATCGGGGATTATATTAGTCAACGGCTCCGATGGGGCCAGGGCACAATTCAGACGCTTTTTTGTAAAACAAATATTTTTTCTTTACCTGGACTCAATCCGGTTCAGCGCCTATCGCATAGCCTAGGGCTTTTGTACTGGTTTTTGGCGCTGCCTCGTCTGTGTTTTCTTTTGATGCCATTGGCGTATTTGTTGTTTGAGCTTGCGCCCCTACGGGCCACAGTAGAAGGAATTTTAGCTTTTTATGTTCCCTACTATTTCAGTAATATCTTGGTTTTTTCTTGGCTGACAGGGGGGAGGCGATCGAGCTTTTGGTCTGATGTCTATGAAACTCTACTGTGTTTTCCTATGACTTTGACCATTTTTCGGACTCTCTGGAAACCTTTTGGCAAAGGGTTTAAGGTGACGCCCAAAGGAGTTTCAGGGAGCCAGCTCAATGTTAATTGGCAACTGGTCTGGCCCCCTTTGATGATTATGTTTTTATGTATTTTTGGGATTACGTTACGTTTAACGGGCCTGAGCTGGAGCACGGTTAATCCTGATAGTTTGATGGTCAATATTTTTTGGACATTTTATAATCTGGGGCTGCTTTATATTTGTATTTTTGTGGCGGTAGATGTACCCCAACGAGCGCATCCTCGTTTTAATTTACGTTACCCCTGTGAGCTGCGATCGCCTGAAGGAACTTGGACAGGGGAGAGTTTGGATCTGTCGGAAGGGGGGGCGGCCCTACGTTTCCAGCGCGACCCAGCCAACGCACCTTTACCCCAGAGCGCAGAACTGTGGCTAGAAGCCCTCGATCAATCGCTGCCAGTGGAGCTACGCTGGCAAAAACCGACAAAGGACAAACAATGGCTGGTGGTCGGCATCCACTTCCAAAGTCTGTCCCTGGCAGATCAACGGCGATTAATCCCGCTGCTTTATTGCCGCCCTGATCAGTGGCAAGAAAATTTTGTGGAAGAACATGTTACCGCTTGGGCTTTCTTGAAATCGATTTTCCGGATGTATGCGATCGCCGAAACCCGTTAA
- a CDS encoding signal transduction histidine kinase yields the protein MRTSGAGEIFALLKLSPLNCRLPLSWVLVLPFVCQLVISVGLVSYFSYRSGKQDVEHLAEHLHIQISQNIHEHLDDQLQLQQRAIATGYEAIQDGRLDPKNLEQLRQFFWEQMQLLPTLPTIRFTDNQGREIGYGRFMSEEVVTLAEPLVGKRLPIGTISLAEVPSSGANRDYFLVDSRGRATQKIYSFAIDTLNTVWYEELAIAPGQIWTRPFVAYVIPSLMIDAGRPVYDENQNFLGILHSNVTLSDISTFLQQLALSPKGRAYILERSGNIIATSTEMEPFRRNYQDFPEPLMAINSADPWLQAIASQLTSDTDQAIALTEPTELRLRVDGETLFVRVENYRDNYGLDWLLVVTVPESDFMGRIHANRIHTLVLSGITLLIAIGVGIMTARWLARPIIKLNKASQKLQAGEWPAIAHSLGGVRELDQLTRSFQQMVQAMQDSQQERQATLAHLESQNHQLQQFLEAVPLGILIVDQQLKVQYLNRKAIALTGKDIQHYDHTGDLTEFYQAYILGTDQLYPQEQLPLIRALQGEVSQVNNLELHLDQGNVPLEVAGVPIYNLDGSVKYAMVVFQDISDRQAAELALQKSQRFLQQLADASPNVLYIYDLQEQRNIYVNREIGSILGYSPAEIQAMGNHFFADLMHPDDFKKLPAEYRRLAQAEDDVVYEYEYRLQNRQGQWRWLYSRHSVFSRDAAGRVKQTIGSAQDITERKLVEAQLRESRAKYQRLVDDIGEQFVIFSHSGPSGIITYATGGVMNIFGQTLDSILNKPWMDSTNWLPADIEKAGQHVRRLLEGDSFSQQFEMRFIHPNGTQRTVNVSQHGVYDGSGRLIAVEGILEDISDRKAAEIQLERTNAELLRATRLKDEFLAMMSHELRTPLNAILGTVEILQEEIYGAITPKQVQALTTIDQSGTHLLELINEILDLATIEAGQLDLETQAVAIEQLCQSSLIFLKSQAQKKHIQLQFDCPPDLPLFYLDERRIRQALINLLGNAVKFTAAGGQVWLRVCYLPASPELLGENLACLRLMVEDTGIGIAKEHFDRLFEPFVQLDSALTRQHEGTGLGLALVKQIVVAHGGQVSVTSELGVGSCFTIDLPARTAAWGQA from the coding sequence GTGAGAACCTCTGGAGCCGGGGAAATTTTTGCATTGTTAAAATTGTCGCCCCTCAATTGCCGCCTCCCCCTGAGTTGGGTATTGGTGCTGCCGTTTGTTTGTCAGTTAGTGATTTCGGTGGGATTGGTTAGTTATTTTTCCTACCGCAGCGGCAAACAGGATGTGGAGCATTTGGCTGAACACCTGCATATTCAAATCAGCCAAAATATTCATGAACATTTAGACGATCAACTGCAGCTCCAACAACGGGCGATCGCCACTGGCTACGAGGCGATCCAAGATGGTCGCCTTGATCCAAAAAATCTAGAGCAGCTCCGTCAGTTTTTCTGGGAGCAAATGCAATTGTTACCTACCCTGCCAACAATCCGGTTTACGGATAATCAGGGTCGCGAGATTGGCTATGGCCGATTTATGAGCGAAGAAGTAGTGACTTTGGCAGAACCTCTGGTGGGTAAACGACTGCCCATCGGCACGATTTCTCTAGCGGAAGTGCCCAGTAGTGGCGCTAACCGGGATTATTTTCTTGTTGATTCACGGGGACGCGCCACCCAAAAGATTTATTCTTTTGCGATCGATACCCTGAACACGGTCTGGTACGAAGAATTGGCGATCGCCCCTGGGCAGATCTGGACTCGCCCCTTCGTGGCCTATGTGATTCCGTCGTTGATGATTGATGCGGGTAGACCAGTGTATGACGAAAACCAAAATTTTCTTGGCATTCTCCATAGCAATGTAACGTTGTCAGATATCAGCACTTTTTTGCAGCAGCTAGCACTTTCTCCAAAAGGTAGAGCCTATATTCTCGAGCGGTCTGGGAATATAATCGCCACTTCTACGGAAATGGAACCTTTTCGGCGAAATTATCAGGATTTCCCGGAGCCACTCATGGCGATCAACAGTGCGGATCCTTGGTTACAGGCGATCGCCTCCCAGTTAACCTCTGACACAGATCAGGCGATCGCCCTCACCGAACCCACAGAGCTGCGCCTCCGAGTTGATGGTGAAACTTTATTTGTGCGGGTTGAAAACTACCGCGATAACTACGGCTTAGATTGGCTACTGGTGGTGACCGTCCCCGAATCCGACTTTATGGGCCGCATCCATGCCAATCGGATCCATACCCTCGTTTTATCAGGGATAACGCTCCTGATCGCCATCGGTGTTGGCATCATGACCGCCCGCTGGCTCGCACGACCGATCATTAAGCTCAACAAAGCCAGCCAGAAACTACAGGCCGGAGAATGGCCCGCCATTGCTCACTCCCTAGGGGGTGTCCGAGAACTGGATCAGCTCACGCGGTCCTTCCAGCAAATGGTGCAGGCGATGCAGGATTCCCAACAGGAACGACAGGCAACTCTCGCCCACTTAGAAAGTCAAAATCACCAGCTCCAACAATTCCTTGAAGCAGTGCCCCTAGGCATTCTCATCGTCGACCAGCAGCTCAAAGTTCAATATCTCAATCGCAAGGCGATCGCCCTAACGGGCAAAGACATCCAGCACTATGACCACACCGGAGATTTAACCGAATTTTACCAAGCCTACATTCTCGGTACAGACCAGCTTTATCCCCAGGAGCAACTGCCCCTGATCCGTGCCCTCCAAGGGGAGGTCAGCCAGGTCAATAATCTAGAACTCCACCTCGACCAGGGCAATGTCCCCCTTGAAGTAGCAGGGGTCCCGATCTATAACCTAGACGGCAGCGTTAAATATGCGATGGTTGTTTTCCAAGACATTTCCGATCGCCAAGCCGCAGAACTGGCTCTCCAAAAAAGCCAGCGCTTTCTTCAGCAACTGGCGGATGCCTCCCCGAATGTCCTCTATATCTACGATCTCCAAGAACAGCGCAATATTTATGTCAACCGCGAAATTGGCAGCATTCTTGGGTATAGCCCCGCTGAAATTCAAGCAATGGGGAATCACTTTTTTGCGGACTTGATGCACCCCGATGACTTTAAAAAGTTACCCGCTGAATACAGGCGTTTAGCCCAGGCCGAAGACGATGTGGTCTATGAATATGAATACCGCCTCCAGAATCGACAAGGCCAGTGGCGCTGGCTCTACAGCAGACATTCCGTATTTAGCCGAGATGCCGCAGGTCGTGTGAAACAAACCATCGGTTCTGCCCAGGACATCACCGAACGTAAATTGGTCGAAGCCCAACTCCGAGAAAGCCGCGCTAAATATCAACGGCTCGTCGATGATATTGGGGAGCAATTCGTTATCTTTAGCCACAGCGGCCCGAGCGGCATTATTACCTATGCCACGGGTGGCGTGATGAACATCTTTGGGCAGACCCTGGATTCAATTCTCAATAAACCCTGGATGGATTCTACCAATTGGCTCCCCGCAGATATCGAAAAAGCTGGCCAACACGTGCGACGACTATTGGAAGGAGATTCTTTCTCCCAGCAGTTTGAGATGCGTTTTATTCATCCCAATGGCACCCAGCGTACAGTGAATGTTTCTCAACATGGTGTTTATGATGGGTCGGGTAGACTGATCGCCGTTGAAGGCATTCTCGAAGATATTAGCGATCGCAAGGCCGCCGAAATTCAACTGGAGCGCACCAATGCCGAACTCTTACGGGCCACCCGTCTCAAAGATGAATTTCTTGCGATGATGAGCCATGAACTGCGCACTCCCCTCAATGCCATTCTCGGTACGGTGGAAATTCTCCAGGAGGAAATTTATGGGGCCATCACCCCCAAGCAAGTCCAGGCTTTGACAACTATTGACCAAAGTGGCACCCATTTGCTGGAATTGATCAATGAAATTTTAGACCTCGCCACCATTGAAGCCGGACAATTAGACCTTGAGACCCAGGCGGTGGCGATCGAGCAGCTCTGCCAATCGAGCCTCATTTTTCTCAAATCCCAAGCCCAGAAAAAGCATATCCAGCTCCAATTCGACTGCCCGCCTGATTTGCCGCTGTTTTATCTAGATGAGCGTCGAATTCGTCAGGCGTTGATTAATCTTTTAGGAAATGCCGTGAAGTTTACAGCGGCAGGGGGACAAGTCTGGCTTCGGGTCTGCTATCTTCCTGCCTCCCCTGAGCTCTTGGGAGAAAACCTGGCCTGCCTGCGACTCATGGTAGAAGATACGGGGATCGGCATTGCGAAGGAACATTTTGATCGCCTCTTTGAACCTTTTGTGCAACTTGATAGTGCCCTCACTCGTCAACATGAAGGCACTGGTTTGGGACTGGCTCTTGTCAAACAAATTGTAGTGGCCCATGGTGGTCAAGTCAGCGTTACCAGCGAGCTCGGTGTGGGGAGTTGTTTCACCATTGATTTACCCGCCAGAACTGCCGCATGGGGACAAGCCTAG
- a CDS encoding hypothetical protein (conserved hypothetical protein) → MNSSQSNHEHLHYGGLFRNRRVDFFQSLRFWLNAIAFDNPEAAHLVCRLIPAQCPFARDVSFLGRILFSIPPLCKLNPLYDELVALRFRALTFLVEAGEDVSPYC, encoded by the coding sequence ATGAATTCTTCCCAAAGTAATCACGAACATCTCCACTATGGCGGCCTATTCCGAAATCGACGCGTCGACTTTTTTCAATCCCTGCGCTTCTGGCTCAATGCGATCGCCTTCGACAACCCCGAAGCCGCTCACTTGGTTTGTCGCCTGATTCCGGCCCAATGTCCCTTTGCCCGTGATGTGAGCTTTTTAGGCCGCATTCTTTTTAGCATTCCGCCCCTCTGCAAACTCAATCCCCTCTACGATGAATTAGTCGCCCTCCGCTTTCGCGCCCTTACTTTTCTTGTTGAAGCAGGCGAAGACGTCAGTCCCTACTGTTAG
- the proA gene encoding gamma-glutamyl phosphate reductase, translating to MANLIELAKQTRAAAQKLATLTLTRRNDALVRVADALTANQARIVAANQADCAAAERDGIAPALYARLKLGESKLQGAIAGIYDLINLPDPVGHLQIHRELDDGLVLKRVTCPLGVLGIIFEARPEALIQITSLAIKSGNGVILKGGKEALQSCTVLTEVIQTALQDTAVSPQAVTLLTTREEIKTLLSLDQYVDLIIPRGSNAFVQYVQQNTNIPVLGHADGICHLYIDVAADLSKTIPIVVDAKTQYPAACNAVETLLVHEKIAPEFLPQIAAALTAKQVTLIGDEATQKIIPVQPATAEDWRTEYSDLVLAIKVVPDVAAAIAHINTYGSKHTDGIITEDTATAQQFLNEVNAAGVYHNCSTRFADGFRYGFGAEVGISTQTLPPRGPVGLEGLVTYKYQLVGHGQIAATYSGPDAKSFTHRDLI from the coding sequence ATGGCAAATTTAATCGAATTGGCGAAACAAACCCGGGCAGCGGCCCAAAAGTTAGCGACATTAACTTTGACCCGACGGAATGATGCTTTAGTAAGAGTTGCTGATGCTCTCACGGCCAACCAAGCGAGAATCGTCGCGGCCAACCAGGCTGATTGTGCAGCGGCTGAGCGGGATGGGATCGCCCCGGCTCTCTATGCTCGCCTCAAGTTAGGGGAGAGTAAATTGCAGGGGGCGATCGCCGGCATTTATGATCTGATTAATCTCCCCGATCCGGTGGGCCATCTCCAGATCCACCGAGAACTAGATGACGGTTTAGTGCTGAAACGAGTGACCTGTCCCCTGGGGGTGTTGGGGATTATTTTTGAAGCCCGCCCGGAAGCCCTGATTCAGATCACGAGCCTGGCGATTAAATCAGGTAATGGGGTGATTCTCAAAGGGGGCAAAGAAGCGCTCCAGTCCTGCACCGTTTTGACAGAGGTGATCCAAACAGCTCTCCAAGATACGGCGGTTTCTCCCCAAGCCGTTACTCTTCTGACCACTCGCGAAGAAATTAAAACCCTCCTGTCCCTCGATCAATATGTGGATCTGATCATCCCCCGGGGTTCCAATGCCTTTGTTCAGTATGTGCAACAAAATACCAATATTCCGGTGCTGGGCCATGCGGATGGGATTTGTCATTTGTACATCGATGTCGCCGCCGATTTAAGCAAAACCATTCCGATTGTTGTCGATGCAAAAACCCAATATCCGGCTGCCTGTAACGCGGTAGAAACGCTGTTGGTCCACGAAAAAATTGCCCCGGAATTTTTGCCTCAGATCGCGGCGGCCCTCACCGCGAAACAAGTGACCTTGATCGGCGATGAAGCGACCCAAAAGATTATTCCTGTACAGCCGGCGACGGCGGAGGATTGGCGCACAGAGTACAGTGATTTGGTCCTAGCGATTAAAGTTGTGCCGGATGTCGCAGCGGCGATCGCCCACATCAACACCTACGGTTCCAAGCACACCGATGGGATTATCACAGAAGATACGGCGACGGCCCAACAGTTTCTCAATGAAGTGAATGCCGCCGGGGTTTACCATAACTGTTCGACCCGCTTTGCCGATGGGTTCCGCTATGGCTTTGGAGCCGAGGTGGGGATCAGTACCCAAACCCTACCGCCCCGTGGCCCCGTTGGTCTAGAAGGGCTCGTGACCTATAAATATCAGCTTGTTGGTCATGGTCAAATTGCGGCCACCTACAGCGGCCCCGACGCCAAATCTTTTACTCACCGAGATTTGATCTAA
- the ccmK_4 gene encoding carbon dioxide concentrating mechanism protein, which translates to MQEAVGVIETLGFPAVLAAADAMVKAGRVTIVFFDKAEKGNFIVVIRGRTSEVRPAMEAGLRAAEETFGGEVMSHYTVPNPPDNVVGILPLEYSQASLEFRS; encoded by the coding sequence ATGCAAGAAGCCGTAGGAGTTATCGAAACTCTAGGTTTTCCTGCCGTCCTTGCCGCCGCCGATGCCATGGTCAAAGCCGGCCGTGTCACCATTGTTTTTTTTGATAAAGCCGAAAAAGGGAACTTTATCGTTGTCATTCGTGGCCGAACCTCAGAAGTCCGTCCGGCAATGGAAGCAGGCCTCCGGGCTGCAGAAGAAACCTTTGGTGGCGAAGTGATGAGTCACTATACCGTGCCAAATCCCCCCGACAATGTTGTTGGTATTCTCCCCCTGGAATATAGCCAAGCTTCCCTAGAATTTCGGTCCTAA
- a CDS encoding hypothetical protein (conserved hypothetical protein) → MPRQADEYAIFFLIEGGHREEVRFTDIKDFQKWYSSTLIPKADSDDFINVPIKNMQGEFMVVRPSSIKAIRVEPIFLGSVERF, encoded by the coding sequence ATGCCCAGACAAGCCGACGAATACGCTATCTTTTTCCTAATTGAAGGCGGCCACCGCGAAGAAGTGCGCTTCACTGACATCAAAGACTTTCAAAAATGGTACAGCAGCACCCTCATTCCTAAAGCTGACTCCGATGACTTTATCAACGTACCCATTAAGAATATGCAGGGAGAATTTATGGTTGTACGTCCCTCTAGCATCAAGGCAATTCGTGTTGAGCCGATTTTCCTCGGCAGTGTCGAGCGCTTTTAA
- the ccmK_3 gene encoding carbon dioxide concentrating mechanism protein, producing the protein MPAQSAVGSLETKGFPGVLAAADAMVKAGRVTLVGYIRVGSARFNVNIRGDVSEVKTAMAAGIEAVEKAHGGVLESWVIIPRPHPNVCAVLPIDYSEEVEPYRAAVEGTRA; encoded by the coding sequence ATGCCCGCTCAATCTGCGGTTGGATCACTTGAAACAAAAGGCTTTCCCGGAGTACTTGCCGCTGCAGATGCGATGGTTAAAGCCGGTCGTGTAACCCTGGTGGGCTACATTCGTGTTGGTAGCGCCCGGTTTAATGTCAATATTCGTGGTGACGTTTCAGAAGTCAAAACCGCCATGGCCGCAGGCATTGAAGCCGTCGAGAAAGCCCATGGTGGGGTTTTGGAATCTTGGGTGATCATTCCCCGTCCCCATCCCAACGTCTGTGCGGTGCTGCCCATCGACTACAGCGAAGAGGTCGAACCCTACCGGGCCGCCGTTGAAGGAACCCGCGCCTAG
- a CDS encoding putative endoglucanase, translating into MLNVFEVFLRFQTVYKVVIHRFSQIKKVFRTIALILLSGVILMAWGGDDKSWGFPNFFGSPSAVSPIRLERMQRGVNLSHWFAQVDERHGSSPEHFRHYITTRDLELLQAIALDHVRLPVNPEFLFDMDQPDKLLPEALASLDEAIALILAHHLAVIVDLHPDPEFKEALRTGDQFVDTFGQFWHTFARHLSHYDPDWLFLEILNEPEIHQSEHWAAIQQRLIEQVRSAAPDHTLIATGDNWSAVADLVALEPLADHNIVYNFHFYDPSVFTHQGADWAYPAWFHLRGVPYPSHPQAIAKLLPQVADEDARYALREYGDQRWHRGKIETKIQQVAAWAKQHNVKVICNEFGVFKYYVDTLDRAQWLRDVRQTLENQQIGWTMWDYAGGFALVLNADKERQLDPIVVQALGLTKAAF; encoded by the coding sequence ATGTTAAATGTTTTTGAAGTATTTTTAAGGTTTCAAACAGTTTATAAAGTTGTTATTCATCGTTTCAGTCAAATTAAAAAAGTCTTCCGCACCATCGCTTTAATTCTTCTGTCAGGGGTAATTTTAATGGCTTGGGGAGGTGACGATAAAAGTTGGGGCTTCCCCAACTTTTTCGGTTCGCCGTCAGCGGTTTCTCCCATTCGTCTCGAAAGAATGCAACGGGGCGTTAACCTTAGTCATTGGTTTGCCCAGGTTGATGAACGGCATGGTTCTAGTCCTGAGCATTTTCGCCACTACATTACAACAAGAGATTTAGAGTTACTGCAGGCGATCGCCTTGGATCATGTGCGTCTGCCAGTTAATCCTGAGTTCCTGTTTGATATGGATCAACCAGATAAACTGTTGCCCGAGGCATTGGCCTCCCTAGATGAGGCGATCGCCTTAATTTTGGCCCATCACCTAGCTGTCATTGTGGATCTCCACCCCGACCCCGAATTCAAAGAGGCACTCCGCACTGGAGATCAGTTTGTCGATACTTTTGGGCAATTTTGGCATACTTTTGCCCGCCACTTGTCCCATTACGATCCAGACTGGCTCTTTTTAGAAATTCTCAATGAACCAGAAATTCACCAGTCTGAGCATTGGGCCGCCATTCAACAGCGGTTAATCGAGCAAGTACGCTCAGCCGCCCCAGACCATACGCTGATCGCCACGGGGGATAACTGGTCTGCTGTTGCTGATTTGGTGGCCCTAGAGCCCTTAGCCGACCACAACATTGTCTATAACTTCCATTTCTATGACCCCAGTGTTTTTACACATCAGGGAGCGGACTGGGCTTATCCTGCTTGGTTTCACTTGCGGGGTGTACCCTATCCATCACATCCCCAGGCGATCGCCAAGCTGCTCCCTCAGGTCGCCGATGAAGACGCCCGCTACGCCCTCAGAGAATACGGCGATCAACGGTGGCATCGCGGCAAAATCGAAACAAAAATACAGCAGGTCGCAGCCTGGGCAAAGCAGCATAATGTAAAGGTTATTTGCAACGAATTTGGCGTCTTTAAATATTACGTGGACACCCTCGACCGCGCCCAGTGGCTACGGGATGTCCGCCAAACCCTAGAAAATCAACAGATCGGTTGGACAATGTGGGACTATGCTGGGGGATTTGCCCTCGTCCTCAATGCCGACAAAGAACGACAGCTAGACCCCATTGTTGTTCAAGCCCTCGGCCTAACAAAGGCCGCATTTTAG